One genomic window of Leptotrichia shahii includes the following:
- the fusA gene encoding elongation factor G, giving the protein MARKVALKDTRNIGIMAHIDAGKTTTTERILFYTGVNHKIGEVHEGAATMDYMEQEQERGITITSAATTAFWNGHRINIIDTPGHVDFTVEVERSLRVLDGSVAVFSAVDGVQPQSETVWRQADKYNVPRMAFLNKMDRVGADFNMCVNDIKEKLGGNGVPIQLPIGAEDNFEGIIDLVTMKEYLFKDETMGADYEVVDIRAELADEAQEAREHMIESVVETDEELMEKYFGGEEITEEEIKKALRVATIAGTVVPVLCGTAFKNKGIQPLLDAVVAYMPSPLDINGGKINGTDPKTEEPIQREMGDDAPFSALAFKIITDPFVGRLSFFRVYSGVLEKGSYVLNSTKGKKERMGRLLQMHANKREELNVVYSGDIAAAVGLKDTTTGDTLCAENAPIILEKMEFPDTVIQIAVEPKTKADQEKMGTALAKLAEEDPTFKVTTNQETGQTLIAGMGELHLEIIVDRMKREFKVEANVGKPQVAYRETINGATDVEEKYAKQSGGRGQYGHVKMKVEANHGKGYEFVNEITGGAIPREYIPAVDKGIQEALEAGVVAGYPVQDIKVTLYDGSYHEVDSSEMAFKIAGSMAVKKGLRAANPVLLEPIFKVEVTTPEEYMGDVIGDLNSRRGQVSGMTDRNNAKIIDAKVPLAQMFGYATDLRSKTQGRASYSMEFEKYVEVPKNIAQQVIDERQGK; this is encoded by the coding sequence ATGGCAAGAAAAGTTGCTTTGAAAGATACCAGAAATATTGGTATCATGGCACATATAGACGCCGGAAAAACAACTACGACTGAAAGAATTTTATTTTATACAGGAGTAAATCATAAAATCGGAGAAGTTCACGAAGGAGCTGCTACGATGGATTATATGGAACAAGAACAAGAAAGAGGAATTACAATTACATCAGCTGCAACGACAGCGTTCTGGAATGGACATAGAATTAATATAATAGATACACCAGGCCACGTTGACTTTACAGTTGAAGTAGAAAGATCATTAAGAGTATTAGATGGATCTGTTGCTGTATTCTCAGCAGTTGATGGAGTTCAACCGCAATCAGAAACTGTTTGGAGACAAGCAGACAAATATAACGTACCAAGAATGGCATTTTTAAATAAAATGGATAGAGTCGGTGCAGATTTTAATATGTGTGTAAACGATATTAAAGAAAAATTAGGTGGAAATGGTGTACCAATTCAATTACCAATCGGTGCAGAAGATAATTTTGAAGGAATTATCGATCTAGTAACAATGAAAGAATATTTATTTAAAGATGAAACTATGGGAGCTGATTATGAAGTGGTTGACATAAGAGCTGAATTAGCAGACGAAGCTCAAGAAGCTAGAGAACATATGATAGAATCTGTAGTTGAAACTGATGAGGAATTGATGGAAAAATACTTTGGTGGAGAAGAAATCACTGAAGAAGAAATTAAAAAAGCATTGAGAGTTGCTACAATCGCAGGAACTGTTGTACCAGTTTTATGTGGAACAGCATTCAAAAATAAAGGGATTCAACCATTACTTGATGCAGTAGTTGCTTATATGCCATCACCACTAGACATTAACGGTGGAAAAATTAATGGAACTGACCCTAAAACTGAAGAACCTATTCAAAGAGAAATGGGAGACGATGCTCCATTTTCAGCATTGGCGTTCAAAATCATTACAGATCCATTTGTTGGAAGATTATCATTCTTCAGAGTTTATTCAGGAGTCCTAGAAAAAGGATCATATGTATTAAACTCAACTAAAGGTAAAAAAGAAAGAATGGGAAGATTGCTTCAAATGCACGCTAATAAAAGAGAAGAACTTAATGTAGTTTACTCTGGAGATATAGCTGCGGCAGTTGGATTAAAAGATACTACAACAGGAGATACATTGTGTGCTGAAAATGCTCCTATTATCTTAGAAAAAATGGAATTCCCTGATACAGTTATCCAAATTGCGGTAGAGCCAAAAACTAAAGCCGATCAGGAAAAAATGGGAACAGCTCTTGCAAAACTTGCAGAAGAAGATCCAACATTTAAAGTAACGACTAACCAAGAAACTGGACAAACACTTATCGCAGGAATGGGAGAATTACACTTGGAAATCATTGTAGATAGAATGAAACGTGAATTCAAAGTGGAAGCAAATGTTGGTAAACCGCAAGTTGCTTATAGAGAAACAATTAATGGAGCAACAGATGTTGAAGAAAAATATGCGAAACAATCTGGAGGACGTGGACAATACGGACATGTTAAGATGAAAGTTGAAGCTAATCATGGAAAAGGCTATGAATTTGTTAATGAAATTACTGGAGGGGCTATTCCAAGAGAATATATACCAGCAGTAGATAAAGGGATTCAAGAAGCATTAGAAGCAGGAGTTGTTGCAGGATACCCTGTTCAAGATATAAAAGTTACATTGTATGATGGATCTTACCATGAAGTCGATTCATCAGAAATGGCATTTAAAATAGCAGGTTCAATGGCAGTTAAAAAAGGGCTTAGAGCTGCTAATCCAGTATTATTGGAACCAATCTTCAAAGTAGAAGTAACTACTCCAGAAGAATATATGGGAGATGTAATCGGAGATTTGAATTCAAGACGTGGACAAGTTTCAGGAATGACTGACAGAAATAACGCAAAAATTATTGATGCAAAAGTACCTTTAGCACAAATGTTCGGTTATGCAACTGATTTAAGATCAAAAACACAAGGAAGAGCATCTTACTCAATGGAATTTGAAAAATATGTAGAAGTTCCAAAAAATATTGCTCAACAAGTAATTGATGAAAGACAAGGTAAATAA
- the rpsJ gene encoding 30S ribosomal protein S10 — MDKIRIYLQSYDHKLLDQSAKKIAEVAKKNGSELAGPLPLPTKIKKYTVLRSVHVNKDSREQFEMRIHRRFVEIKNSNQQIVNALASLNLPSGVGVEIKQS, encoded by the coding sequence TTGGATAAAATAAGAATATATTTACAATCTTATGATCACAAGCTGTTGGATCAATCTGCTAAAAAAATTGCAGAAGTAGCTAAGAAAAATGGTTCAGAATTAGCAGGACCACTTCCATTACCTACAAAAATTAAAAAATATACAGTTTTAAGATCAGTTCACGTAAATAAAGATTCAAGAGAACAATTTGAAATGAGAATTCACAGAAGATTTGTAGAAATCAAAAATTCAAATCAACAAATCGTAAATGCATTGGCATCATTAAACTTGCCATCAGGTGTGGGAGTTGAAATTAAGCAATCGTAA
- the rplC gene encoding 50S ribosomal protein L3 — translation MILGKKIGMTQIFEDEKLIPVTVIEAGTNFITQIKTEEKEGYNAITLAYGDKKEKNTTKPLLGVFKKAGVTPKRFLKEFKVANPADFTLGQEIKVDVLEGIEFVDISGTSKGKGTAGVMKRHNFGGNRASHGVSRNHRLGGSNAGGAASNSNVPKGKKMAGRLGAEKVTVQNLQVIKYDVENSLLLVKGAVPGPKNGYLVIKKSVKKY, via the coding sequence ATGATATTAGGTAAAAAAATCGGAATGACTCAAATTTTCGAAGATGAAAAATTAATTCCAGTTACAGTAATTGAAGCAGGAACTAACTTCATTACACAAATTAAAACTGAAGAAAAAGAAGGATACAACGCTATCACATTAGCTTATGGAGATAAAAAAGAAAAAAATACTACTAAACCATTATTAGGTGTATTTAAAAAAGCAGGAGTTACTCCAAAAAGATTTCTTAAAGAATTTAAAGTAGCTAATCCAGCTGACTTTACATTAGGACAAGAAATTAAAGTAGACGTATTAGAAGGTATCGAATTTGTTGATATTTCTGGAACTTCAAAAGGTAAAGGGACTGCAGGAGTTATGAAAAGACATAACTTTGGTGGAAACAGAGCTTCACATGGGGTTTCAAGAAACCATAGACTTGGAGGTTCTAACGCAGGAGGAGCCGCATCAAACAGTAACGTTCCAAAAGGTAAAAAAATGGCTGGAAGATTGGGAGCTGAAAAAGTAACAGTTCAAAACTTGCAAGTTATTAAATATGATGTAGAAAACAGTCTTTTATTAGTAAAAGGTGCTGTTCCAGGACCAAAAAATGGTTACTTAGTTATCAAAAAATCAGTAAAGAAATATTAA
- the rplD gene encoding 50S ribosomal protein L4, which yields MPVLNIYKLDGSQAGTIEVNNDIFGIEPNKHVMHEVLVAELAEARQGSASTKTRAEVRGGGRKPFRQKGTGRARQGSTRAPHMVGGGVVHGPKPRNYAKKVNKKVRRLALRSALAQKISEGNVIVLDDFALETPKTRTFIDFAKALNFDGVKQLYVTNDDTDTVDRDYFLYLSTRNIEKVAAINTRDLSIYWLIKQDKVILTKEALATIEEVLA from the coding sequence ATGCCAGTTTTAAATATATATAAATTAGACGGTTCACAAGCAGGAACTATTGAAGTAAATAACGACATATTTGGAATTGAACCAAATAAACACGTAATGCACGAAGTTTTAGTAGCAGAATTAGCTGAAGCCAGACAAGGATCTGCCTCAACAAAAACAAGAGCAGAAGTAAGAGGTGGAGGAAGAAAACCTTTTAGACAAAAAGGAACAGGAAGAGCAAGACAAGGATCTACAAGAGCACCACACATGGTAGGTGGAGGAGTAGTTCACGGACCAAAACCTAGAAATTATGCTAAAAAAGTAAATAAAAAAGTTAGAAGATTAGCTTTAAGATCAGCTTTAGCTCAAAAAATTAGTGAAGGAAATGTAATTGTATTAGATGATTTTGCTTTAGAAACACCAAAAACAAGAACATTTATTGATTTTGCAAAAGCATTGAACTTTGATGGCGTAAAACAGTTATATGTAACAAATGATGATACAGATACTGTAGATAGAGATTACTTCTTATACTTATCTACTAGAAATATTGAAAAAGTTGCAGCAATTAATACGAGAGATTTAAGTATTTACTGGTTAATCAAACAAGATAAAGTAATTTTAACTAAAGAAGCTCTTGCAACTATTGAGGAGGTGCTGGCATAA
- the rplW gene encoding 50S ribosomal protein L23 produces MHITDIIKKPIINTEKARTLLENNEYVFIVDKRANKLQIKDAVEKLFNVKVQGVNTLNIKPKNKRFRMSMYKTAAIKKAIVKLKAGESITAYEG; encoded by the coding sequence ATGCATATTACTGATATTATCAAAAAACCTATAATTAATACAGAAAAAGCTAGAACTTTGCTAGAAAATAATGAATATGTTTTTATCGTAGATAAAAGAGCAAATAAGCTTCAAATTAAAGATGCGGTTGAAAAATTATTCAATGTAAAAGTTCAAGGCGTAAATACTTTAAACATTAAGCCAAAAAACAAAAGATTCAGAATGTCAATGTATAAAACAGCTGCTATAAAAAAAGCAATTGTTAAATTAAAGGCTGGAGAATCAATTACAGCTTACGAAGGATAA
- the rplB gene encoding 50S ribosomal protein L2 gives MPIKKLKPMTSGTRHMSILVNKDLDKVRPEKSLVEPLNSSYGIDNYGHRTGRNRHKGHKRLYRVIDWKRNKIGVPAKVATLEYDPNRTANIALLHYVDGEKRYILAPNGLKKGDIVLSGEGADIKPGNALKLKDLPVGTVIHNVELMPGKGGQLARSAGTAARLVAKEGTYCHVELPSGELRLIHKECMATIGAVGNSEHSLVSLGKAGRNRHLGRKPHVRGSVMNPVDHPHGGGEGRSPIGRKSPVTPWGKPTLGKKTRGKKPSDKFIVRGRKK, from the coding sequence ATGCCAATAAAAAAATTAAAACCGATGACTAGTGGGACACGGCATATGTCGATATTAGTTAATAAGGACTTAGATAAAGTAAGACCTGAAAAATCTTTAGTTGAGCCATTAAATTCATCTTATGGAATTGACAACTATGGACATAGAACAGGTAGAAATAGACATAAAGGACACAAGAGATTATATAGGGTAATTGACTGGAAAAGAAATAAGATCGGAGTACCAGCAAAAGTTGCAACTCTTGAATATGATCCAAACAGAACTGCAAACATCGCATTGTTGCACTATGTTGATGGAGAAAAAAGATATATCTTGGCTCCAAATGGACTTAAAAAAGGTGATATTGTATTATCAGGAGAAGGTGCAGATATCAAACCTGGAAATGCGTTAAAATTAAAAGACTTACCAGTAGGGACAGTTATTCACAACGTTGAATTAATGCCTGGTAAAGGTGGACAGTTAGCAAGATCAGCAGGAACAGCTGCAAGACTTGTTGCAAAAGAAGGAACTTACTGCCACGTAGAATTACCATCTGGAGAATTAAGACTTATTCATAAGGAATGTATGGCTACAATTGGAGCAGTAGGAAATTCTGAACATTCATTAGTATCATTAGGAAAAGCTGGAAGAAATAGACACTTAGGAAGAAAACCTCACGTTAGAGGATCTGTAATGAACCCTGTGGATCACCCACACGGAGGAGGAGAAGGTAGATCTCCAATAGGTAGAAAATCACCAGTTACACCTTGGGGTAAACCTACACTTGGTAAGAAAACTAGAGGTAAAAAACCTAGCGATAAATTCATTGTTAGAGGAAGAAAAAAATAA
- the rpsS gene encoding 30S ribosomal protein S19, with translation MARSLKKGPFVDAYLLKKIEALGGKKQVIKTWSRRSTIFPQFIGHTFAVYNGKKHIPVYVTEEMVGHKLGEFAPTRTFYGHGKDAKKAK, from the coding sequence ATGGCTCGTTCATTAAAAAAAGGACCTTTTGTTGATGCATATTTATTAAAAAAAATAGAAGCATTAGGAGGTAAAAAACAAGTTATTAAAACATGGTCTAGAAGATCAACTATATTCCCTCAATTTATTGGACATACTTTTGCTGTATATAACGGTAAAAAACATATACCTGTATATGTGACTGAGGAAATGGTTGGACATAAATTAGGTGAATTTGCACCAACTAGAACTTTCTATGGACATGGAAAAGATGCAAAAAAAGCTAAATAA
- the rplV gene encoding 50S ribosomal protein L22 codes for MAVVAKLKYQRLSPQKARLVADIVRGKNALQALNILKFTNKKAALYIEKTLRSAIANAEHNNNMDPDKLFVSKILIDKGPVLKRISPRAMGRADIIRKPTAHITVEVDEKED; via the coding sequence ATGGCAGTTGTAGCTAAATTGAAATACCAAAGATTGAGCCCTCAGAAAGCAAGATTAGTTGCTGATATTGTAAGAGGGAAAAACGCATTGCAAGCATTAAATATATTAAAATTTACAAACAAAAAAGCAGCATTATACATAGAAAAAACATTAAGATCAGCCATTGCAAATGCTGAGCATAATAACAATATGGATCCTGATAAATTATTTGTTTCAAAAATATTAATTGACAAAGGACCTGTATTAAAGAGAATCAGCCCAAGAGCAATGGGAAGAGCTGATATTATCAGAAAACCAACAGCTCACATCACAGTAGAAGTTGATGAAAAAGAAGATTAA
- the rpsC gene encoding 30S ribosomal protein S3: MGQKVDPRGIRLGITRTWDSKWFAEGKEYVNNFHEDLKIKKYIKKNYYHAGVSSIQIERTSPTEVAVIIETGKAGILIGRKGQEIEALKVKLEKLTGKRVQIKVQEIKNPNKDAQLVAESIATAIEKRVAYKRAVQQAIQRAEKAGIKGIKVMVSGRLNGAEIARSEWTLSGRVPLHTLRADVDYATATAHTTYGALGLKVWIFNGEVLSTTKEGENE; this comes from the coding sequence GTGGGACAAAAAGTAGATCCTAGGGGGATAAGATTAGGAATCACAAGAACTTGGGATTCAAAATGGTTCGCTGAGGGGAAAGAGTACGTAAATAATTTTCATGAAGATTTAAAAATAAAAAAATATATTAAGAAAAACTATTACCACGCGGGGGTTTCTTCTATTCAAATAGAAAGAACATCACCTACAGAAGTAGCAGTTATCATAGAAACTGGAAAAGCTGGAATTTTAATTGGTAGAAAAGGTCAAGAAATTGAAGCTTTAAAAGTAAAATTGGAAAAATTAACTGGTAAAAGAGTACAAATTAAAGTACAGGAAATCAAAAATCCTAATAAAGACGCTCAATTAGTAGCAGAAAGCATTGCAACAGCAATCGAAAAAAGGGTTGCTTATAAAAGAGCAGTTCAACAAGCTATTCAAAGAGCAGAAAAAGCTGGGATTAAAGGAATTAAAGTTATGGTATCGGGAAGATTGAATGGTGCCGAAATTGCAAGAAGTGAATGGACACTTTCAGGAAGAGTACCACTACATACTTTAAGAGCAGATGTTGATTATGCAACAGCTACTGCACACACTACATACGGTGCTTTAGGATTAAAAGTATGGATATTTAATGGTGAAGTTCTTTCTACTACAAAGGAAGGAGAAAACGAATAA
- the rplP gene encoding 50S ribosomal protein L16: MLIPKRTKYRKQFRGKMGGVATKGNKVDFGEFGLAAREFGWITSRQIEACRVTINRTFKREGKIWIRIFPDKPYTKRPEGTRMGKGKGNAEGWVAVVKKNKIMFEVGGVSEEKAKEALRKAGHKLPIKVKFVRKEEVGGDK; this comes from the coding sequence ATGTTAATACCTAAAAGAACGAAATATAGAAAACAGTTCAGAGGAAAAATGGGTGGTGTAGCAACTAAAGGAAACAAAGTTGATTTTGGTGAATTTGGACTTGCCGCTAGAGAATTTGGTTGGATTACTTCAAGACAAATTGAGGCTTGTAGGGTAACAATCAACAGAACGTTTAAAAGAGAAGGTAAAATTTGGATTAGAATATTCCCTGATAAACCTTATACAAAAAGACCTGAAGGAACAAGAATGGGTAAAGGTAAAGGTAATGCAGAAGGTTGGGTAGCAGTAGTTAAAAAGAATAAAATAATGTTTGAAGTTGGTGGAGTATCTGAAGAGAAAGCCAAAGAAGCATTAAGAAAAGCTGGACATAAACTACCTATAAAAGTTAAATTTGTTAGAAAAGAAGAAGTAGGTGGTGATAAGTAA
- the rpmC gene encoding 50S ribosomal protein L29, whose product MTINEIRELSLEELEVKVNELKQELFNLKFQKTLGQLQNTAKIRDVKRTIARLKTVVTEKTGK is encoded by the coding sequence ATGACAATTAACGAAATTAGAGAATTATCATTGGAAGAATTGGAAGTTAAAGTAAATGAATTGAAACAAGAATTGTTTAATTTAAAATTTCAAAAAACTCTTGGACAATTACAAAACACTGCTAAAATACGAGATGTTAAAAGAACAATAGCAAGATTAAAAACTGTTGTAACTGAAAAAACTGGTAAATAG
- the rpsQ gene encoding 30S ribosomal protein S17: protein MENKRNERKVREGIVVSNKMDKTVVVLEETMKLHKLYKKRVKTSKKYKAHDENNDCGIGDKVQIMETRPLSKDKRWRVVTILERAK, encoded by the coding sequence GTGGAAAATAAAAGAAACGAAAGAAAAGTAAGAGAAGGAATCGTTGTTTCAAATAAAATGGATAAAACTGTAGTTGTTCTTGAAGAAACAATGAAATTACACAAACTTTATAAAAAAAGAGTAAAAACTTCTAAAAAATATAAAGCACATGATGAAAACAATGACTGTGGAATCGGAGATAAAGTGCAAATTATGGAAACTAGACCATTAAGTAAAGATAAAAGATGGAGAGTTGTTACAATTTTAGAAAGAGCTAAATAA
- the rplN gene encoding 50S ribosomal protein L14, with protein sequence MVQQQTMLNVADNTGAKKIMVIRVLGGSRRRFGKIGDIVVATVKEAIPNGNVKKGDVVKAVIVRTRKELKRADGSYIKFDDNAAVILNTALEVRGTRIFGPVARELRAKNFMKIVSLAPEVL encoded by the coding sequence ATGGTTCAACAACAAACGATGCTTAATGTTGCTGATAACACTGGAGCTAAAAAAATCATGGTTATTAGAGTATTAGGTGGATCAAGAAGAAGATTCGGTAAAATAGGAGACATCGTAGTAGCAACTGTAAAAGAAGCTATACCAAATGGAAACGTTAAAAAAGGTGATGTAGTTAAAGCCGTAATCGTTAGAACAAGAAAAGAATTAAAAAGAGCAGATGGTTCATATATAAAATTTGATGATAATGCGGCAGTTATATTAAATACAGCATTAGAAGTAAGAGGGACAAGAATTTTTGGACCTGTAGCAAGAGAATTAAGAGCGAAAAACTTTATGAAAATAGTTTCTCTAGCACCAGAAGTATTATAG
- the rplX gene encoding 50S ribosomal protein L24 — MAKPNLKSVPKRLHVKTGDTVIVISGRSKDLLRNESSTQTGDKGKIGKVLKVFPKTGKIIVEGVNIKKRHIKPNAMNPQGEVVEREMPIFSSKVMLWDEGAGKPTRVRKEIRDGKKVRISVVSGNEI; from the coding sequence GTGGCTAAACCAAACTTAAAATCAGTACCTAAAAGATTACATGTTAAAACTGGAGATACAGTTATTGTAATTAGTGGTAGATCAAAAGATTTGTTACGTAATGAGAGCAGTACGCAAACTGGAGATAAAGGAAAAATTGGAAAAGTATTAAAAGTATTCCCTAAAACTGGAAAAATAATTGTTGAAGGTGTAAATATCAAAAAAAGACATATTAAACCTAATGCAATGAACCCACAAGGCGAAGTTGTAGAAAGAGAAATGCCAATCTTCTCATCTAAAGTAATGCTTTGGGACGAAGGAGCAGGGAAACCTACAAGAGTAAGAAAAGAAATTAGAGATGGAAAAAAAGTAAGAATATCAGTTGTATCTGGTAATGAAATATAA
- the rplE gene encoding 50S ribosomal protein L5, whose translation MAEKYIPRLQKLYKDEIVSSLLKELNLSNVMEVPKIDKIVVNMGIGEAVSNPKLIDAAIAELAQITGQQPVPRAARKSEAGFKLREGQKIGAKVTLRKEKMYEFLDRLISITLPRVRDFEGVSPKGFDGRGNYTLGLREQIVFPEIEIDKVDKIFGLGITIVSTAQNDEQGRALLKAFGMPFAK comes from the coding sequence ATGGCTGAAAAATATATTCCAAGATTACAGAAATTATACAAAGATGAAATAGTTTCATCATTATTGAAAGAATTAAATTTATCTAATGTTATGGAAGTACCAAAAATTGATAAAATAGTAGTGAATATGGGGATTGGAGAAGCAGTAAGCAATCCTAAGTTAATAGATGCGGCTATTGCTGAATTAGCACAAATTACAGGACAACAGCCTGTACCAAGAGCAGCTAGAAAATCAGAAGCTGGATTTAAATTAAGAGAAGGACAAAAAATTGGAGCAAAAGTTACATTAAGAAAAGAAAAAATGTATGAATTCCTAGACAGATTAATCAGCATTACATTACCAAGGGTAAGAGATTTTGAAGGTGTTTCACCTAAAGGATTTGATGGAAGAGGAAATTATACATTAGGACTAAGAGAACAAATCGTATTCCCTGAAATCGAAATTGATAAAGTAGATAAAATCTTTGGATTAGGAATTACAATTGTATCTACAGCACAAAATGATGAGCAAGGAAGAGCTTTATTAAAAGCATTCGGAATGCCGTTTGCAAAATAG
- the rpsN gene encoding 30S ribosomal protein S14 gives MAKKAMVERNLKREKTVDKYAAKRAELKARAKKGDREAILELSKLPRNASPTRVRNRCQINGRPRGYMREFGISRVMFRQLAGEGVIPGVKKSSW, from the coding sequence ATGGCTAAAAAAGCAATGGTTGAAAGAAACTTAAAAAGAGAAAAAACAGTTGATAAATATGCAGCTAAAAGAGCTGAATTAAAAGCAAGAGCTAAAAAAGGTGATAGAGAAGCAATTTTAGAATTATCTAAATTACCAAGAAATGCTTCACCTACAAGAGTTAGAAATAGATGTCAGATTAACGGAAGACCAAGAGGTTACATGAGAGAATTTGGTATTTCAAGAGTTATGTTCAGACAATTAGCAGGAGAGGGAGTTATCCCAGGAGTAAAAAAATCAAGTTGGTAA
- the rpsH gene encoding 30S ribosomal protein S8 produces MYLTDPIADMLTRIRNGNMAKHAQVAVPFSRIKESIANILKNEGYINGYEIKEEGAIKNIVVSLKTVDGEAVIKGLKRISKPGRRVYTSVESLPKVLGGLGIAIVSTPQGVITDKECRKHNVGGEVLCYVW; encoded by the coding sequence ATGTATTTAACAGATCCTATTGCTGATATGCTTACTAGAATCAGAAACGGAAACATGGCTAAACATGCACAAGTTGCAGTACCATTTTCAAGAATTAAAGAAAGTATAGCAAATATATTAAAAAATGAAGGATATATAAACGGTTATGAAATTAAAGAAGAAGGAGCTATAAAAAATATAGTTGTTTCTTTAAAAACTGTAGATGGAGAAGCTGTAATCAAAGGGTTGAAAAGAATATCAAAACCTGGAAGAAGAGTTTACACATCTGTAGAAAGTTTACCTAAAGTATTAGGTGGATTAGGAATTGCCATTGTCTCAACACCACAAGGTGTTATTACAGACAAGGAATGCAGAAAGCATAACGTTGGTGGAGAAGTTCTTTGCTACGTGTGGTAA
- the rplF gene encoding 50S ribosomal protein L6, protein MSRIGNKPITIPAGVEIKQDGNTFTVKGPKGQLVRELSSEIKVNIDGNEITFERPNNLPNIRALHGTTRANLNNMIVGVSEGFARGLELVGVGYRVQASGKGLTLSLGYSHPVEIEAVEGITFKVEGNTKISVEGIDKQLVGQVAANIRAKRPPEPYKGKGVKYADEVIRRKEGKKG, encoded by the coding sequence ATGTCAAGAATAGGTAACAAACCTATAACTATACCTGCTGGCGTTGAGATTAAGCAGGATGGAAACACTTTTACTGTAAAAGGGCCAAAAGGGCAATTAGTAAGAGAATTAAGCAGTGAAATTAAAGTAAATATTGATGGTAACGAAATTACATTTGAAAGACCAAATAATTTGCCAAATATAAGAGCTCTTCACGGAACTACAAGAGCAAACTTAAACAATATGATTGTCGGAGTAAGTGAAGGATTTGCTAGAGGATTGGAATTAGTCGGAGTAGGGTACAGAGTACAAGCTAGCGGAAAAGGATTAACATTATCTTTAGGATATTCACATCCAGTTGAAATTGAAGCAGTAGAAGGAATTACTTTCAAAGTTGAAGGAAATACTAAAATTTCTGTTGAAGGAATTGACAAACAATTAGTTGGACAAGTTGCTGCAAATATAAGAGCTAAACGTCCACCTGAACCATATAAAGGAAAAGGTGTTAAATACGCTGATGAAGTAATTAGAAGAAAAGAAGGTAAGAAAGGATAG
- the rplR gene encoding 50S ribosomal protein L18, with protein sequence MVKKLDRNKLRQKKHRSIRKKIVGTAERPRLAVYRSLQNIFVQVIDDTTGNTLVSASTIEKGAKIENGSNIEAAKQVGERIAKKALDKGITAVVFDRGGYVYTGRIKAVADAAREAGLKF encoded by the coding sequence ATGGTAAAAAAACTTGATAGAAATAAATTAAGACAAAAAAAACATAGAAGTATTAGAAAAAAAATCGTTGGAACTGCTGAAAGACCTAGACTTGCTGTGTATAGAAGTTTACAAAATATCTTCGTTCAAGTAATTGATGATACAACTGGAAACACTTTAGTTTCTGCATCAACTATTGAAAAAGGTGCGAAAATTGAAAATGGTTCAAATATTGAAGCAGCTAAACAAGTTGGAGAAAGAATTGCTAAGAAAGCGTTAGATAAAGGGATTACTGCTGTTGTATTCGACAGAGGTGGATACGTGTACACAGGAAGAATTAAAGCTGTGGCAGATGCTGCTAGAGAAGCAGGATTAAAATTCTAA